TTATTGATAAATAAAACTCATAAGAGATTCAGATAAATTATGCACTAAACTCTAAGTCATTGTGCAGCTGCTGAGAGTTTATGTGGTGTGTTGCATCCTTGAACTGAAGCTGAAGTTCTTCCTCTCAAATCTCAGGGTGGTCCTGGAGCTCTCGGTCCTCAGGGCCACCAGGGGCCTTCAGGGAGACCAGGTGATCATGGCATCCAGGGACCAATGGGGCAGAAAGGTGACCGCGGGCGTAGTGGCTTCATAGGTCCGAAAGGAAATGTGGTAAAGTATCTTCTTTTATTATCCTGTTGTTGAAATTCACAACACTCTTGTTTTTCCTCTTGtttatgtgtgatttttgtttgttttgtcactCTGCAGGGAATGACCGGCGTCCCTGGGTTTTCTGGAAACGATGGAATTCCTGTAAGTCTATCCAGCAGTATGCATGAATCAGATTATTATATCAAACTAAAATAAGCCGTGAAAATAATGTTAGTAGACCAGTAGGAAACTCAGGCTGGCACGGTAACAGGTATACAATTCAAACTCATCTGAAACAATATTGCCTGgttgaaaaactgaaaatgttattcacttcagttttagtttattaGCTTTAATATATTACTActggaaaaaaggagaaagcaTGAATGTCTTtttgagacagaaattaatCTCTTGAAATTCCAGGAGATGGCACTGTGCTGATGAAACATTACACGTTATGACCATGTCTgtacagtattttttatgtatatgttataataatacaacaaaaacaaaatttacaattacaacaaaaaaatacaggcaCTGTAGTGTTTCACATTGAgccaacataaaaatgaacttATTAAAAGCACTCAATTTATAAAATGGAAGTAAAAATATAGataacaaaaattgcagcagaGCAACTCTAAACGTactttaaaattgtgttttgtttgtttgtttgttgttgttgttttgttttttgttttttatgggggggggggtaaCTACATACTTCAGGGATTTTATACCTATCcctatcaaaaacaaactaactttTCACTACTTTAAAGCTCAAACTAAacataaaaagtttaaataaatcagtctgaaaaaatgaaactaaactaaaactcacaaaaacactttggaaaaactaactaactaaatctaaacaaattaaattataaagttaaaaaaaaagaaagaaaaacagaatgtgCAATACACTGCACTGATTCTGCCTGCGATGTTTCTGACTGTTGTGAATTGTTGTCACTATGCAGGGACACCCGGGACAGGCAGGACCCCGGGGGAAGCCCGGTGCAGATGGCTGTAACGGGACACATGGAGAATCAGGAATATCGGGACGGCATGGTGCAAATGGTTTACCTGGTTATCCTGTAAGTGAAACTCCAAACCTGGATAGTGATTTGTAAAACATGTAGAGTTCTCCTGAGTGACTGTCTTCTTGTTTTCATCTTTCAGGGACAAGCGGGCTGGAAGGGACAGAAGGGTGACACTCTGGAGCTGAGTGTCTACATGGAGCGCTTCAGGGTGAGGAAGAGGAGTTCACAACTCCCGGCTTcataaatgtgcttttttttacttgatgaAGCTTTAACAAAGCCTAATAGATCACTCTCTTCATGAGTCTTTCACCATCTGTCCACAGGGAGAGCCAGGCACACCGGGGGTCAACGGAATAATTGTAAGACtttattcatgttatttaataatGTATGCTCATCATAGAGACACGACCAAACAGAGTGTGTTATATATGACATGATTTTGACAAAATTAGGACTAAACAATTAATCTCAATAGTCGAGACTAGTGCAATATCCAGGCACAATATTTGTTGAAGGCAAAAAGTTTGTGAAAATATCCTCTGAATGAAgtataggtgcatctcaatacattagaatatgatggaaaagtccatttccagtagttcaagtcaaatagcaccaaccaagtattgagtgcataatatagatggacatacttttcagaggccaacatttccatattaaacatacaaaattggtcttttgtaatatgaaagaagacatgaaatgttatattctgtgtgtaatggatctataaaatgtgttatttcaaccttttgaattgaattactgacataaataaacttttctgcgatattctgatttattgagatgcctGTATTGTGGTGcttcaagaaaagaaaaaaataatctttagagAAAATTATAGCATGATCATTTTTCACactttcacaaaaaataaattagatgttttttttctaaatctttaAGTCAAAGTCTACATTTCTAGTGTTGCAATCAGCCTCATCTATCagctttatttgatttctttcagGGGCCTCCAGGATCGCGAGGATGGCAGGGAAACCATGGCGTCATAGGGCCAAAggtaagtgtgtgtttgagtgtaattttattttgtaaagtttGCAGCTATTATGGCACAACTTGCTAATTAGGACTCGTTTGTGTTTTCTTCCAGGGCCCCCCAGGGCCTCCAGGTCCCCCTGGACCAAAAGTAAGTcaacaacaatatatatttaatgtaatataatagaAATTTGACTTACTATACtgcaataaatgtaatttaaaaggaAGATGAATTTATGAATGGAGcttcaagtgttttttgtttgtccaTACAGGGCACAATGACCAAAGTGCTTAAAGGACTCAGAGGAGACCAAGTAAGTGATGTTTGTTAAATCAATTGCAAATGTTTATTATTCAAGTTGCAGAAAAAGTAAATGCATTAAAAGCAATTTACTGAAAtactgtttttcattgttttgactgtacttgagtattatTTTAATGCTACTTTTATTCCATTGCATTTCAGAGGTAATATAGcactttttactcaactacattgaTTTGACACCTAGAGTTTTAGAAATTAAGATTTTGTAAGATTTTTCTTTCATgtgaaaaactaataaaatacgATACATCCATAATGATAAACCATTCtgcttgttaaaaaaataaagatattttctCTCTAAACTTCTGACATGCTTCCATTTAAATAACAATTAGCAGTAAGAGACACAATCATCTGAAAgtgcacaacaaaaaaataattgaaacagATTTGTGTATCATAACTCCCTAATACAGAAGCATTTCTTCTGCATGACAAGTGCTTTCacattaatactttaagtatattttgcaGTTAAAACGTATGTACTTTTCCCTGATTAAAGGATTGTAATGGAGTATTAAAAAActgtggtattggtacttttactttaaaggGCCAGTATGTAGTATTTAGGGAGATCTATTggcaaaaatgtaattgttgtttttgtatttatgttttcattcGTTTCAATTGAGCTTTTCATATCTACAATCTTGCAATCTGCAACCTCACCACTAGATGCCACCAAATCCCACACACTGgacttttaattaaattatttgggATCTGGATGTTAATTTTGTTCGCATTTCCACCACAGGGGGACATCGGACTACCAGGGTCGCCAGGAAACTCTACTCATCAGCAAACTCAGAGCTACCCGGTCTGTAATGTTCAAAGATAGtctctaaaatataaaatgtgattcaaATAGTTACAGACAATGCCACGTGCACCATTAATATcctcctcttttattttttagggaCCTCGTGGAGAGACAGGTCTGAAAGGAGAACAGGGAGAACCAGTATGTGATCACTAATGAACCATCATAcatagatacatacatacatgtacataaaacacagactatttGAGCTTCCTCACTCATATTTTTCTTATGTTTGGTTTATTTCAGGCTGACAACAAGGGGGAAACTGGTGTGATGGGATTTCCTGGAGGACgggtgagaacacacacacattgctacACATGTTGGTCAGAAACCGTCCTCTACCTATTTGGTAAACTCATATCACATGTTGCTTTAGGGTGAATCTGGTGTCGATGGACGTCCCGGACCAAGGGTATGTTGATATGAAAAATAACAGATGTTGCACTATTGTTATATTACTcagttaaatataattttataactTAATGATAACATCTCTCTTTTAGGGGGATTTTGGCGATATAGGACCAAAAGGCAGAGACGGTCCTAAGGTGAGAACGCACCTGATCCCTGATCGATGATTATGTGTTTATGCACCCACACACTGGAACAAAATACAACTTCATGTAGTCAATAATTACATAATTACCATTAACAAAAGATAATCAACATTTTGCACAAGTTATTATTGAATCAGGCTTTAGGAGCTGAAGGGCTACACATGCATCTGTATTTTTAGCCAATATTAACACCCTCTCCCTGACTGGCCCAATTCTCCTCTCTTATCAGACCACTTTAATTATAATATGCTGAAagattattataaaaatgttgCCCAAATgatggcaaaacaaaaaaaatgtatttcccaaCTTTAATTCAGCTACAAGGGTCAACATTTAAAAGGAGAACAAGAGATGAGACaggcacaaaataaaaaaaatttttagaaAAGATATGCGTCACTGTTAAACCATGTGAGCACATCCGGCATATGATGAGCAAAACTACAGCCAAAAGACTGACCTTCAATTTGTGTTTCAGGGAGAAAGAGGTGAAGCAGGTATACTGATTTCATCAGACCCCTCACGGCCCGGGTCTTCTGATGGTAAGTGTTAATACCAAAGAACAGTCAAATATTCAGCCATGAGGAAAGAGAAATAAAGATGAAACCCCACCCCCTTACGCACTCTGAGAAAACAGTTGCTGACATGAAGTGAAACTCTGTGGGGAAATTAGTGACATTACTGAACTTTATATTGAACTTCAACAGACCGCACAGACGTGTGAGAGTAGAGtattaaagtgttaaaatgagATTGCAAGTTCATTAAAGAGTCTGAGTCACAAATGTGGTAGTGAACACAAGCAAcacttgaaaaaatattttaatttttactcaAAGAAGGAGAATCTAACTTGTTTATTTTGCAGACATATTGAACAAATGTGATGCTaagtattattagtagtatatATGACAGTTAAAAACTCTTAATGCTTCATATATAATCTGTCACAGAGCTGCATGAGAATGAGTTAAAgcacttaacaggaagtgtcatGTATGTATGGCCATGAGATGCTAATAAtagtttcttttaattttgcctTGATAAGCTGGTCCTGCCGGTCCTCTTGGTGAGCAGGGTCCGCAGGGAGAGAGGGGCCCGATTGGAGACCAAGGCAGCCCCGGACCCCCAGGACGGCCCGCCTCTAGTTCACAGCATCAAGGTCTGTAACCTGGAGCTTTAAAAAAGAGATTTATGAACATATAACATTGAAGTCTTTAGAATCATgcctcaaattaaaaaaagttttattttccttttgtttctgtCAGTTTTGGATTTCTTCGGGCCTTTTGGTATAAAGGGGGAGTCAGGAGATAAGGGCCAACAAGGGGAACCAGGACGCCCTGCTGTCAGCCCCGGACCCCCAGGGGCCGATGGGCGCCCAGGACCTATGGGCCCTCAAGGACCCCGAGGAacatgtgagtgagtgtgtgagtgagtgtgtgtgtgtgagtgagtgagtgagtgagtgagtgagcatttgttttgacacgttcaagatatttttatcttcattccttttttattcattttaaattttatgtcCTCTGTGTCTGTACCTTTACTGTATTTCTATTTCTCGTCTCCAGGGGAGGATTACTTCAAGGGACTTCCTGGTGGGAGAGGAAGACCTGGCAATGCAGGCTTTAAAGGACTAAAAGGTGCTGGAATTATACTGTATAAACTAAAGGGGATTTCAGACGCCATGGTGgatttttttggttaaaaacacagaattcaaTAGTTTTTGATATACTTATTCATACTAAATTGTCCTGAATGAAGAGTCAGTTTAATGGATAGGTGTGTTTTTTAGAAGTGCCCTTATGTGAGGCAGTTATCCAAAGTCTATTACCTACGAAAGATGGTATTTGGCATCAAACttaccaaagtcacacaataacacaaactaactaactgatcATGGCAACTCCTGTGCTCTgcaatgtaaaattacagttggagtctggtggctttgaagagagtgtAATAGCTGTAGTTTACCTGTCAGAAAAGGCTTTCTGGCCACAAGGTAAAACAGTGCAAATACAAAATACTGTATGCTTACATTGATttttaactaaattattttGGTTGGGCCTttttaggtagttaaaataCGTTTAGCTGTTACCCCGTCCATAGCAGTACATTACTTAGCTGTGTGTAGGTAGTATCGTGACTATGGTTAATTACCTGATCACCCATTTAAAAAATTCCTAACTatcccttttattttttataatacttCCTGTACTATGTTGCTGACTTGTTGATGCAATGGTGTGTACATTTAGGTGATCATGGAGAGTGTTTATGCTCCATTGTAAACTCCCCACGGGGGCTCCCTGGCCCTGCTGGTGCCCGCGGTGATCCTGGGATGACCGGAGAGTTTGGTCAGGAGGGAGAGCCAGGAGATCCAGGTCCCCAAGGAGATGACGGACGCTCTGTAAGAATAATCCAGTCATCTCCATTGTTTCCTTaattttgttcaataaaatattttcctgtttcctcacatatttttgtgttgtgtggCAGGGACCTCCTGGGCTCAACGGCGTGCAGGGCCAAAAAGGTCAAAAAGGCCACACTACTGTGGCCAAAGAGAAAGGTACAGTGTACCTGTTATTTTAGGGGTGCAGGAGGCCAGAAAACAGACACTGACCCCTCTGCTGTGAGTGAGTTAACTGTACcgattgtatgtgtgtgtgtgtgtgtgtgtgtgtgtatgatcaCTACAGGATATCCTGGAGACCCGGGGGATCACGGGAGAGATGGCGAGCCGGGATCGTTAGGTGTTCCAGGCCGAAATGGTTCACCCGGTGCCCCTGGGGGCCCAGGTCTTCCAGTGAGTCCACCAGTCTTAATGGCAGTTTCATATACATACTAATACAAGTGACGGGATCTCTTTCTGTTCATAACCTCTCGTGACAAATCAAGCATATCCTACATTATAATGACTGTGCTGATTGACATCAAAAGGGAGAAGGTCCCAGAGGACAACGTGGAGACAAAGGTTTCCCAGGTCGTCCTGGTCGACCCGGTGCACCCGGGCTAAGTGGAGAAGATGGTAAAGTCCTTGGGGGGCTGAAGGGCCAACGTGGTTTACCAGGTGACGAGGGCTACGGGGGCCATCCTGGAGTTCCAGGAACACCTGGCAGCCCAGGTGAGGAGTGCTTGACCATCCGACCATTTATTCAGCCTCAATATGGTGTCGCATATTTCTACTTCAATGCTTTTACATCTTTACACTGATTTTTAACTTATTTCATTCTACAATTTAATTTGACCGCGCCTGTcttaaaatgcaaatgcagtgaAATGGGAATGGACATTAATAGCTTGTGGTTAAAAATGGAGGAAGCATGATGATTATATATTTTGCCATTTAATTGACTTTTCTTGCCTTCTGTTGTGACCTTGATGCAGGGGCTGCATCCCTTAAACAAGCTGCAGCAAAGCTTGTTTGAGATAATGCTTGTGCTTTTGAGTAACTCTTGTTTCGaacgcctctctctctctttcattctctctcATTTACAACTGAAAGGAGGCTGTAGTCCAACAGGAGATGGAGGACAGGTGGATGTAACAGGTAGCTGGTATAATAACATTTTGCTCCCTTATTGCTCCCTTCGTAACAACTCTGTTGTGCTTTTGCCTCTGGATTATTTGACTTGTGtgcatgatgattttttttttacaattgtttacaaTTTTAGATGTGTGTGTACTGAGATACCAGCTAATTTAATGTTAAACCCATGTTGTGAAAAACAATCCACGCTGGGCAGTAGTTAAAATCACTTGCACCCAAATAGTTGTTTCCACAAAAACAActtataaatgaaaccacattgTTACCTAAACACTGTTTATTTCACTCTCAGGTCCTTGCAGTGCTGTTCCAGGACCTCCTGGGCTGCCTGGACCTCCAGGACCACCTGGACAACCAGGATCCCCAGGTAACATCAAGAAACTAGTTCTGTTTGTTGGGCCCTGATTCATTTTGTGATTATGATGTAATTATGATGATATTTGATTACAGGTTATCCAGGTCAGAAAGGGCCACAGGGTATATTTGGACCAACTGGAGAAAAGGGGGAAACAGGAGATCGAGGAATAGGTGGCCGTCCTGGACCACCAGGTGAGGACGCTGACTGGTCGATAGTCTTTATTTCGTAGTATTGTAACATTTAATAGGGTCCCCTCTCAATACATTACAGTGTACTTGTGATGCACTGCACTCATTGGGTCTTCCCAAGTATGAAGTTGATCAAATGAACGGTTGTTGGGAAAAAAGAGAGCTACCGACCAGCTCCTCCCATTTTACCTATATCTTTCCAATTCAGGTTTTGCTGGCCCCCGTGGAGACTTGGGAGTTCCTGGCGTAAAAGGTGCAGTAGGAAACCCTGGTGTGCCCGGTGTGCCCGGTAGGTACGGGGGACAAGGTGAGAAAGGTGTTCATGGAGAGATCTTCGGAGCATCGTCAGGATCCCCCGGTGACCCAGGGCTGCCTGGGCTTCAAGGGATAAAGGGCCAGACTGGTGATCCAGGAGATCCAGGCTTTCCAGGTGAGTGAGGCTTAAGTTCAAACACAACAGGTAGATTTACCTTCCTGTCACTTTATCTCTCTTTGCCTTATTGCATTGGTGGCATCATTTGAAAGAATCAGCTTTTTTTGAATGTTCTTATTCTTATGTTCCACCAGGAAGGGTTGGCATGCCCGGTATGATTGGCTTCAAGGGTGAGAAAGGCCCTCTAGGCCTGcagggggaggaagggaggcCTGGGTCAGCGGGCAAGTACGGCTTTCCTGGTGATCCTGGGCAAGCAGGTGCACCTGGGCCGCACGGTGGTATTGGATTTCCAGGTCAGAATAACATCTACACCAACACACTCTCTTTTAGGAATGTTCTTGTCTGACACGTCATCTTGCTCACCAGGTCTCCCTGGAAAGAGGGGGTCTCAAGGAGACCCAGGCGCTCCAGGTCCAATAGGATTAAAAGGCGTCCCGGGGACGTACGGTGATCATGGTGCTACTGGAGAGTATGGCCCATCAGGTGAACTTGGACAGCCTGGTGCAGATGGACGCCCAGGACTTCCAGGAATGAAAGGTTTGTTCCTCAGATATCTACTTACATAACTTACTCCTCAAATATTAAGAGATCTatcattttgttgtgattcaAGCAGTTTGTGGTCAGAAAAGTTTGTCTTCTGTGATGCCTGATGATTCATTTCTTCTCAGGGTACAAGGGTTCTACCGGCATGTCAGGTTTTGCGGGGAACAGGGGCAATCCGGGGCCAAAAGGCTTCAGTGGGTTCAGTGGAGAACCTGGAGTGCCGGGCCAACTTGGCCCAAAAGGAATCAAGGGTTACGGTGGAGAAAAAGGTAAGGCTGTTATTAACAAAAGGCTATTATGTTTTGTTGAGACTTGAATAAACTGCTTAACCTACCATCTTTGTCCGGCAGGTGAGCGTGGTCTGATGGGGCCATCTGGGGAAAAGCCTCACATCCCCGCCCAGATGATTCATGACATGAAGGGAACCAAGGGAGAACAGGGAAATTATGGAATCCAAGGTTTCATTGGGCCAAGAGGTGTGCAGCCACACTACAATCTGATGTCAGTTACTCTTTGCTTCTCATGCCCTCTCACTTCCTCACATCCGACTCTGCTCCACAGGTACAAAGGGTATGCCCGGTGTGCCAGGCAAGGAGGGAGTTCACGGCCTGCCTGGAGACCCCAGCAATGTAAAAGGTGTCCCGGGAGATCCAGGTGCAGAGGGGCTGCAGGGGATAAAAGGAATGCCAGGCCTAATTGGAAATCGAGGAATTACTGGTTTTGAGGGAATGCAAGGCAACAGGGTGAGCAGAGACACACTGGGAAAATCCACTTGACGTAGCCCATGTTGATTATTAGGTCTTAAAGAGTCACTTTTACAGATGAAGTTCAGTTTACATGTCAGAAGCAAGGGGCAACACCTGAGGCTAGAAAATGTAACAAACGCAAAAGttccaaaaactgcagttcacCAACTGGCCACATGAGGCTCCAAAAGCGAGTCAATTCCCATAGATCCTTATGTTACAATACTCAACTTCACAGCAGAATTTAATGCATTGCTTTTGTTAAGAAAATCTAATGCAAAAGTGATATGTTCTCATGTTAATGTCACAATACTTTTCAGGGAATTAAAGGAAGTCCTGGAGCGTACGGTGCATCAGGAGacaaaggaaggaagggagtAAAAGGTACAATCTTAAAGTTTAACTACAGACAGATGGAGGTCTAGATGCTGATTGGAAAGCGATTgtgatgaaaatattttaagtgaTAGTAAATGTTGATTATAGGTGAGAAAGGCCCACGCATAGACCTTCCAGGAGCCACCGGACTGAGAGGAGAGCACGGTCTTCCAGGAGATCCAGGTACAAACTGTGACTCGTACAGCTTtcgtttcttcttctctggtgtTG
This sequence is a window from Centropristis striata isolate RG_2023a ecotype Rhode Island chromosome 10, C.striata_1.0, whole genome shotgun sequence. Protein-coding genes within it:
- the col4a2 gene encoding collagen alpha-2(IV) chain, with product MSGTMQGQDNRGLNNLRLLLLCLFITILASGAHAGGKKHSGPCGGRDCSGGCQCFPEKGARGGPGALGPQGHQGPSGRPGDHGIQGPMGQKGDRGRSGFIGPKGNVGMTGVPGFSGNDGIPGHPGQAGPRGKPGADGCNGTHGESGISGRHGANGLPGYPGQAGWKGQKGDTLELSVYMERFRGEPGTPGVNGIIGPPGSRGWQGNHGVIGPKGPPGPPGPPGPKGTMTKVLKGLRGDQGDIGLPGSPGNSTHQQTQSYPGPRGETGLKGEQGEPADNKGETGVMGFPGGRGESGVDGRPGPRGDFGDIGPKGRDGPKGERGEAGILISSDPSRPGSSDAGPAGPLGEQGPQGERGPIGDQGSPGPPGRPASSSQHQVLDFFGPFGIKGESGDKGQQGEPGRPAVSPGPPGADGRPGPMGPQGPRGTWEDYFKGLPGGRGRPGNAGFKGLKGDHGECLCSIVNSPRGLPGPAGARGDPGMTGEFGQEGEPGDPGPQGDDGRSGPPGLNGVQGQKGQKGHTTVAKEKGYPGDPGDHGRDGEPGSLGVPGRNGSPGAPGGPGLPGEGPRGQRGDKGFPGRPGRPGAPGLSGEDGKVLGGLKGQRGLPGDEGYGGHPGVPGTPGSPGGCSPTGDGGQVDVTGPCSAVPGPPGLPGPPGPPGQPGSPGYPGQKGPQGIFGPTGEKGETGDRGIGGRPGPPGFAGPRGDLGVPGVKGAVGNPGVPGVPGRYGGQGEKGVHGEIFGASSGSPGDPGLPGLQGIKGQTGDPGDPGFPGRVGMPGMIGFKGEKGPLGLQGEEGRPGSAGKYGFPGDPGQAGAPGPHGGIGFPGLPGKRGSQGDPGAPGPIGLKGVPGTYGDHGATGEYGPSGELGQPGADGRPGLPGMKGYKGSTGMSGFAGNRGNPGPKGFSGFSGEPGVPGQLGPKGIKGYGGEKGERGLMGPSGEKPHIPAQMIHDMKGTKGEQGNYGIQGFIGPRGTKGMPGVPGKEGVHGLPGDPSNVKGVPGDPGAEGLQGIKGMPGLIGNRGITGFEGMQGNRGIKGSPGAYGASGDKGRKGVKGEKGPRIDLPGATGLRGEHGLPGDPGEKGLMGQAGDWGTPGFSGIGGKKGQSGDPGIIGIPGSDGQRGTPGNQGVKGFSGIPGRDGHPGFPGYQGNKGSPGLKGLYGLHGLKGQKGIQGVPGLDVIGPAGEPGPKGEKGVDGDPNNQPGFPGTAGLKGFQGPLGDRGQPGPPGFRGVVGTSGTPDRPGQSGDPGSLGPKGYYGFPGTRGFPGLDAPPGEKGVGGVGGFPGVPGRKGFKGDQGQFGYRGPDGVSGKKGGKGDQGMMGLPGSIGEKGERGPSGPKGNTGPPGSHGIPGSQGPSPIPIRVPGERGPQGPRGIHGPGGYKGELGPEGPPGDQGFFGPVGQKGMPGISGRPGTPGFRGGDGPMGHPGLQGMEGRRGNPGIPGIPGMPGRSVSVGYLLVKHSQTEQTPMCPVGMSKLWEGYSLLYLEGQEKAHNQDLGLAGSCLPRFNTMPFLYCNPGDLCYYASRNDKSYWLSTTAPLPMMPVEEGEIKPYISRCSVCEAPSVAIAIHSQDITIPQCPAGWRSLWIGYSFLMHTAAGNEGGGQSLSSPGSCLEDFRTTPFIECNGAKGTCHYFANKHSFWLTSVDQSFHTEPAAETLKAGQLLSRISRCQVCMKNL